A genomic stretch from Thermomonospora umbrina includes:
- a CDS encoding MFS transporter, protein MANPYRALLEVPGARVFVAAGFVGRMSMSMVGIGIVLLVSAVTGSYGIAGSVSAVYALAFAVVSPLLGRLVDRRGQGRVLMPLGLANGASLALLVACAVLEWPTWTLFPVAVLGGVTSPGLGAMVRARWINVLKNGPQPPPAGVGLHTAFSFESVLDEIIFVTGPMLVSLLATTVHPAGGVLAAGALTTAGCLVLATQRATEPPPSEGGPAGVAGVLAVPGVVVVALAFLLMGGVFAGVEVSVIAFTEEQGHPGLAGVLLASFALGSCVAGLWYGARVWRSPLDRRFLAGLALLAVGVAPLSLIGTWPVMLAVIFVSGLAISPTIIPGYGLVERLVPAPQLTEGMAVVSTAVAVGIAVGASATGRLVDGHGSRGGLLFATGAGLAATAVALVGRSRFRQSLTSDKHE, encoded by the coding sequence GTGGCGAATCCGTACCGGGCCCTGCTCGAGGTGCCCGGCGCGCGGGTGTTCGTCGCCGCGGGGTTCGTGGGCCGGATGTCGATGTCCATGGTGGGTATCGGCATTGTCCTTCTCGTGTCCGCCGTTACCGGATCGTACGGTATCGCCGGTTCTGTGTCGGCGGTGTACGCCCTGGCCTTCGCCGTCGTCTCCCCCCTGCTCGGCCGGCTGGTCGACCGGCGCGGCCAAGGGCGGGTGCTGATGCCGCTGGGGCTGGCCAACGGCGCGTCGCTGGCGCTGCTGGTCGCGTGCGCGGTCCTGGAATGGCCCACGTGGACGTTGTTCCCCGTCGCCGTCCTGGGAGGCGTGACCTCGCCGGGTCTGGGCGCGATGGTCCGCGCCCGCTGGATCAACGTGCTGAAGAACGGCCCGCAGCCGCCGCCCGCGGGGGTGGGGCTGCACACCGCGTTCTCGTTCGAGTCGGTGCTGGACGAGATCATCTTCGTCACCGGGCCGATGCTGGTGAGCCTGCTGGCCACGACGGTGCACCCGGCGGGCGGCGTGCTGGCGGCCGGGGCGCTGACGACGGCGGGCTGTCTCGTCCTGGCGACGCAGCGGGCGACCGAGCCGCCGCCGAGCGAGGGCGGGCCGGCGGGGGTGGCCGGGGTGCTGGCGGTGCCCGGGGTGGTCGTGGTGGCGCTGGCGTTCCTGCTGATGGGCGGAGTGTTCGCCGGGGTGGAGGTGAGCGTGATCGCGTTCACCGAGGAGCAGGGGCACCCCGGACTGGCGGGGGTGCTGCTGGCCTCGTTCGCGCTGGGGAGCTGTGTGGCGGGCCTGTGGTATGGGGCGCGGGTCTGGCGGTCCCCGCTGGACCGCCGGTTCCTGGCGGGGCTGGCGCTGCTGGCGGTCGGGGTGGCGCCGCTGTCGCTGATCGGGACGTGGCCGGTGATGCTGGCGGTGATCTTCGTGTCCGGGCTGGCCATCTCTCCGACGATCATCCCGGGGTACGGCCTGGTCGAGCGCCTGGTGCCGGCCCCGCAGCTCACCGAGGGGATGGCGGTGGTGTCCACGGCGGTCGCGGTGGGGATCGCGGTGGGCGCCTCGGCGACGGGACGGCTGGTGGACGGGCACGGGTCCCGCGGGGGGCTGCTGTTCGCGACCGGGGCGGGGCTGGCCGCGACGGCGGTGGCACTCGTCGGAAGGTCACGATTCCGACAATCCCTCACTTCCGACAAACATGAATAG
- a CDS encoding D-arabinono-1,4-lactone oxidase gives MSPVSTPAARPWRNWAGNQRAVPRRTRVPRTTAEVADAVREAAEEGLTVRMAGTGHSFTAAAVTDGVLLRPEGLTSVRSVDTGGGLVTVDAGLPLHELNRVLDEHGLALANMGDIQEQTVAGALQTGTHGTGRDAAGLASQIAALELVLADGSVVTCSPQERPELFDAARVGLGALGVVTAVTWRTVPAFLLRAREEPMRWDEVLDRLDELGEANEHFEFYWFPHTEGCLTKRNNRTEGPAEPLPAFKRRLDDEFLSNTVFGGLQRLTHRVPRTIGVVNSVSAKVLGARTYSDTSYKVFTSPRRVRFKEQEYALPREELVPALRELRSLFDRRGWRISFPIEVRLLPPEDAWLSMAYDRPTAFIAIHVYHRDPHEEYFQGVEELLTAVGGRPHWGKLHTRDTAYLEKVYPRWGDFRALRDELDPDRRFANRYTEQVLGS, from the coding sequence ATGTCCCCCGTGAGCACTCCGGCCGCCCGTCCCTGGCGGAACTGGGCCGGCAACCAGCGGGCCGTGCCCCGCCGCACGCGCGTCCCGCGCACCACCGCCGAGGTCGCCGACGCCGTGCGGGAGGCCGCCGAGGAGGGGCTGACCGTGCGGATGGCCGGCACCGGCCACTCCTTCACCGCCGCCGCCGTCACCGACGGCGTGCTGCTGCGCCCCGAGGGCCTGACCTCCGTGCGCTCCGTCGACACCGGCGGCGGGCTGGTCACCGTCGACGCCGGCCTGCCGCTGCACGAGCTCAACCGGGTGCTGGACGAGCACGGGCTCGCCCTGGCCAACATGGGGGACATCCAGGAGCAGACGGTCGCCGGGGCCCTGCAGACCGGCACCCACGGCACCGGCCGGGACGCCGCCGGGCTGGCCTCCCAGATCGCCGCGCTGGAGCTGGTGCTCGCCGACGGCTCCGTGGTGACCTGCTCGCCGCAGGAGCGCCCGGAGCTGTTCGACGCGGCCCGGGTGGGGCTGGGCGCGCTCGGCGTGGTCACCGCCGTGACCTGGCGCACCGTCCCCGCGTTCCTCCTGCGCGCCCGCGAGGAGCCCATGCGGTGGGACGAGGTCCTCGACCGTCTGGACGAGCTCGGCGAGGCCAACGAGCACTTCGAGTTCTACTGGTTCCCGCACACCGAGGGCTGCCTGACCAAGCGCAACAACCGGACCGAGGGCCCCGCCGAGCCGCTGCCGGCGTTCAAGCGCCGGCTGGACGACGAGTTCCTGTCCAACACGGTGTTCGGCGGGCTCCAGCGCCTCACCCACCGCGTCCCCCGCACGATCGGCGTCGTGAACTCCGTCTCGGCCAAGGTGCTGGGCGCCCGCACCTACAGCGACACCTCCTACAAGGTGTTCACCAGCCCCCGGCGGGTGCGCTTCAAGGAGCAGGAGTACGCACTCCCGCGCGAGGAGCTGGTCCCCGCGCTGCGCGAGCTGCGCTCCCTTTTCGACCGGCGAGGGTGGCGGATCAGCTTCCCCATCGAGGTGCGGCTGCTGCCGCCCGAGGACGCCTGGCTGTCCATGGCGTACGACCGGCCGACCGCGTTCATCGCGATCCACGTCTACCACCGCGACCCGCACGAGGAGTACTTCCAGGGCGTGGAGGAGCTGCTCACGGCGGTCGGCGGCCGCCCGCACTGGGGCAAGCTGCACACCCGGGACACCGCGTACCTGGAGAAGGTCTACCCGCGGTGGGGCGACTTCCGGGCGCTGCGGGACGAGCTGGACCCCGACCGCCGGTTCGCCAACCGCTACACCGAGCAGGTCCTCGGATCCTGA
- the sepH gene encoding septation protein SepH, translating to MQELRLVAVSEDGTYLVLATAGRGTRFTLPVDDRLRAAVRGHFSRLGQFEIEVESPLRPKEIQARIRAGETAEEIAESAGIPVERVRWFEGPVLQEREYMAQQAQRVPVRRPGETAPGPPLGEMVEERLNRGGVDLEDVEWDSWKCEDSSWRVRLSFFDDGRPHAAEWLFDPRRRHLSPRDEVAARLTAQEWDGGAADESADTVTPLLPRRPAMKIVQDSPSPSPSQSPAAASRTTAAQAAEPARREYAVERGRTPDPRPQAENAPAPLTPAPPTPAAAPPRPPATPATPTAPSAPAAQARPSGPHRPLPEPDLSVPPPPMPRAEEPPAPPRPAVQEPPAPADAEDDPPAVVEEPETVPEVVAEERPAENEPEAPATEEDEPEVPAAEQSPQPGPEPEAQVDSEPEEEPERAAAPAPAPRTPAKPAAAKARSRREKTPARPAPAAPAAPAPAPAPAAAAAPAAEVPVAEPAAARDVPVPAPAPTPAQRQSAAARRRKSKGKRASVPSWDEIMFGARRPD from the coding sequence ATGCAGGAGCTGCGCCTCGTCGCGGTCAGCGAGGACGGCACGTACCTCGTGCTGGCCACCGCGGGCCGGGGCACTCGGTTCACCCTGCCCGTCGACGACCGGCTGCGCGCCGCGGTCCGTGGGCACTTCTCCCGCCTCGGCCAGTTCGAGATCGAAGTGGAGAGTCCCTTGCGTCCCAAGGAGATCCAGGCCCGCATCCGGGCCGGTGAGACGGCGGAGGAGATCGCCGAGTCCGCCGGCATCCCGGTGGAGCGCGTCCGCTGGTTCGAGGGTCCGGTCCTGCAGGAACGCGAGTACATGGCCCAGCAGGCGCAGCGGGTCCCGGTCCGCCGCCCCGGCGAGACGGCCCCCGGACCGCCGCTCGGCGAGATGGTCGAGGAGCGCCTGAACCGCGGCGGCGTGGACCTCGAGGACGTCGAGTGGGACTCCTGGAAGTGCGAGGACAGCAGTTGGCGGGTCCGGCTGTCGTTCTTCGACGACGGCCGCCCGCACGCGGCCGAGTGGCTGTTCGACCCCCGCCGCCGGCACCTGTCGCCGCGGGACGAGGTCGCGGCGCGGCTGACCGCGCAGGAGTGGGACGGCGGCGCCGCCGACGAGTCCGCCGACACGGTGACCCCGCTGCTGCCGCGTCGTCCCGCCATGAAGATCGTGCAGGATTCCCCGTCCCCGTCCCCGTCGCAGTCCCCCGCCGCCGCGTCCCGCACGACCGCCGCCCAGGCGGCCGAGCCCGCGCGCCGCGAGTACGCCGTCGAGCGCGGACGGACGCCCGACCCCCGCCCGCAGGCCGAGAACGCGCCGGCGCCCCTGACCCCGGCGCCGCCGACGCCCGCCGCGGCCCCGCCGCGCCCGCCCGCCACGCCCGCCACGCCCACCGCGCCGTCCGCGCCCGCCGCTCAGGCGCGCCCTTCGGGTCCGCACCGGCCGCTGCCCGAGCCCGACCTGTCGGTTCCGCCGCCGCCCATGCCCCGGGCCGAGGAGCCGCCCGCCCCGCCGAGGCCCGCAGTCCAGGAGCCGCCCGCCCCGGCCGACGCCGAGGACGACCCACCCGCCGTGGTCGAGGAGCCCGAGACCGTTCCCGAGGTCGTCGCCGAGGAGCGGCCCGCCGAGAACGAGCCGGAGGCCCCGGCGACCGAGGAGGACGAGCCGGAGGTCCCCGCCGCCGAGCAGTCCCCCCAGCCCGGGCCGGAGCCCGAGGCGCAGGTCGACTCCGAGCCGGAGGAGGAGCCCGAGCGGGCCGCCGCCCCGGCTCCGGCGCCGCGCACGCCGGCCAAGCCCGCCGCCGCCAAGGCGCGGTCGCGCAGGGAGAAGACCCCTGCCCGGCCCGCCCCCGCGGCTCCCGCCGCGCCCGCCCCCGCGCCCGCCCCCGCGGCGGCCGCGGCACCGGCCGCCGAGGTCCCCGTCGCGGAGCCCGCCGCGGCACGGGACGTCCCGGTGCCCGCGCCCGCCCCCACACCAGCCCAGCGGCAGAGCGCCGCCGCGCGCCGGCGCAAGTCCAAGGGCAAGCGGGCCTCGGTGCCCTCCTGGGACGAGATCATGTTCGGCGCCCGTCGCCCGGACTAG
- a CDS encoding PH domain-containing protein, translating into MRPLAPPAATRPRRLHPMTVAVGALRELLGLLAAGAAGLVVGGLSTAFYFALLGLAFGLLFHLAKWATFTYTLHDDRLELRRALLGRSMKTIPRERVRGVDVNAPLAHRLFGLAIVQIDAGSEGGDGELRAVSRAEAERLRALLMTGDDARPAADRQGSAVLARARPRWYLFAPLSGAYLLTPFALAGSLLGALYNLGDELGLIDDRRLSELGDDVAGWPRGVFVVFALVFLAAMPIASVVVFALFNWDFTLRSTGGGTAVAAERGLFTRRSVSLERRRIRGVELADNPLERAAGVVRLSALVTGLDDTAHRGRLLPASPRPVASAAASRVLGDRLPGPLIRHPPAARRRRIVRAAGPPLLLAALAVPAGRSWAVSLALAAALIAVPLGLDRYRQLGHATDGTRLTVRSGSLRRRQAVVEHRAVVAWRLRRTLFQRRLGLATLTVGVGAGEGAYPALDMGESDAVAFAHGITPEWIGPFLED; encoded by the coding sequence ATGAGGCCCCTGGCCCCGCCGGCGGCGACCCGGCCGCGCCGCCTGCATCCCATGACGGTCGCGGTGGGGGCGCTGCGCGAGCTGCTGGGTCTGCTGGCGGCGGGGGCGGCCGGGCTGGTCGTCGGCGGGCTGTCCACGGCGTTCTACTTCGCGCTGCTGGGGCTGGCGTTCGGGCTGCTGTTCCACCTGGCGAAGTGGGCCACCTTCACCTACACGCTGCACGACGACCGGTTGGAGCTGCGGCGCGCCCTGCTCGGCCGCTCGATGAAGACCATCCCGCGCGAGCGCGTACGGGGCGTGGACGTCAACGCGCCCCTGGCCCACCGGCTGTTCGGCCTGGCCATCGTGCAGATCGACGCCGGATCCGAGGGCGGCGACGGCGAGCTGAGGGCGGTCTCGCGCGCCGAGGCCGAACGGCTCCGGGCCCTGCTGATGACCGGGGACGACGCTCGTCCGGCCGCCGACCGGCAGGGCTCGGCGGTGCTCGCCCGCGCCCGGCCCCGCTGGTACCTGTTCGCCCCGCTGAGCGGCGCCTATCTGCTGACCCCGTTCGCGCTGGCGGGCAGTCTGCTGGGGGCCCTGTACAACCTGGGCGACGAACTGGGCCTGATCGACGACCGGCGGCTGTCGGAGCTGGGCGACGACGTCGCGGGCTGGCCGCGCGGGGTGTTCGTCGTCTTCGCGCTGGTCTTCCTGGCCGCCATGCCGATCGCCTCGGTGGTCGTGTTCGCCCTGTTCAACTGGGACTTCACCCTGCGCTCCACCGGCGGCGGCACCGCCGTGGCGGCCGAGCGCGGGCTGTTCACCCGACGCAGCGTGTCGCTGGAGCGCCGCCGGATCCGCGGGGTCGAGCTGGCCGACAACCCCCTCGAACGGGCCGCCGGGGTCGTTCGGCTGAGCGCGCTCGTCACCGGTCTGGACGACACGGCCCACCGGGGACGTCTGCTGCCCGCCTCACCGCGTCCGGTGGCGTCGGCGGCGGCGTCGCGGGTGCTGGGCGACCGGCTGCCGGGGCCGCTCATCCGGCATCCGCCCGCCGCGCGTCGTCGCCGGATCGTCCGGGCGGCCGGGCCGCCGCTGCTGCTGGCGGCGCTGGCGGTCCCGGCAGGCCGGTCCTGGGCGGTGTCCCTCGCGCTGGCGGCGGCGCTGATCGCGGTGCCGCTGGGGCTCGACCGTTACCGTCAGCTCGGGCACGCCACCGACGGGACGCGCCTGACCGTGCGGTCCGGGTCGCTGCGCCGTCGCCAGGCGGTCGTCGAGCACCGGGCCGTGGTGGCCTGGCGGCTGCGGCGGACGCTGTTCCAGCGGCGGCTGGGCCTGGCCACCCTGACGGTCGGCGTGGGGGCGGGGGAGGGCGCGTATCCCGCCCTCGACATGGGCGAGTCCGACGCCGTCGCGTTCGCGCACGGCATCACGCCCGAGTGGATCGGCCCCTTCCTGGAGGACTAG
- a CDS encoding PH domain-containing protein has protein sequence MTATDSGRHDGPSAGSDPSAGPGRAAAGPRLRPPAHRVSPRAIAHWAIEYLAAWAVAFGLAWGVAAWVDSADPDWLPGWAGGRIWWLPVVTGVAGALLVAVAPAWRYRVHRWEVSADVVYTRTGWFSREWLLVPVSRIQTVDTEQGLIERLLGLATIEISTASHAGSSQVAGLPVNVATRLAEDLAHRAHGLRDDAT, from the coding sequence GTGACGGCGACTGACTCAGGACGCCACGACGGCCCGTCCGCCGGGTCCGACCCCTCCGCCGGGCCCGGGCGGGCCGCGGCGGGCCCGAGGCTGCGGCCGCCCGCCCACCGGGTCTCCCCCCGGGCCATCGCCCACTGGGCGATCGAGTACCTGGCGGCCTGGGCGGTGGCGTTCGGGCTGGCCTGGGGCGTCGCCGCCTGGGTCGACTCCGCCGACCCGGACTGGCTGCCGGGCTGGGCCGGCGGGCGGATCTGGTGGCTGCCCGTCGTCACCGGCGTCGCCGGGGCCCTGCTGGTGGCGGTCGCCCCCGCCTGGCGCTACCGGGTGCACCGCTGGGAGGTCAGCGCCGACGTCGTGTACACCCGCACCGGCTGGTTCTCCCGGGAGTGGCTGCTGGTGCCGGTCAGCCGCATCCAGACCGTCGACACCGAGCAGGGTCTGATCGAACGCCTGCTGGGGCTGGCCACCATCGAGATCAGCACGGCCTCCCACGCCGGGTCCTCCCAGGTCGCCGGCCTGCCGGTGAACGTGGCGACACGCCTGGCCGAGGATCTCGCCCACCGGGCCCACGGCCTGCGCGACGACGCGACATGA
- a CDS encoding ATP-binding cassette domain-containing protein: MTYAIQAEGLVKRFGETRALAGVDLTARAGTVLGVLGPNGAGKTTSVRVLATLIQPDEGHAQVGGYDVVTDAHRVRQLIGLTGQYAGVDEMLTGTENLVLIGRLLGMSRPESKGRAAELLERFELSDARDRAAKTYSGGMRRRLDLAASLVGRPQILFLDEPTTGLDPRSRGGLWDIVRGLTEEGVTVLLTTQYLEEADQLADDIVVIDHGRVIARGTPDQLKTQAGGQVLEVRPVTEADHVTVARIVAELADAQAEVRDGLVSAPITDPAVMPAVVRRLDEAGVTVGELSLRKSSLDEVFFALTGHRAEADAAPAETPETVEAGV, translated from the coding sequence ATGACCTATGCGATCCAGGCCGAGGGCCTGGTGAAGCGGTTCGGCGAGACCCGGGCACTCGCCGGCGTGGACCTGACGGCCCGCGCGGGCACCGTCCTGGGAGTCCTCGGGCCCAACGGCGCGGGCAAGACCACCAGCGTGCGGGTGCTCGCCACCCTGATCCAACCCGACGAGGGCCACGCCCAGGTCGGCGGGTACGACGTCGTCACCGACGCCCACCGGGTGCGCCAGTTGATCGGTCTGACCGGCCAGTACGCCGGGGTCGACGAGATGCTCACCGGCACCGAGAACCTGGTGCTGATCGGCCGGCTGCTCGGGATGTCGCGCCCGGAGTCCAAGGGCCGCGCCGCCGAGCTGCTGGAGCGCTTCGAGCTGAGCGACGCCCGCGACCGGGCCGCCAAGACCTACTCCGGCGGCATGCGCCGCCGGCTGGATCTGGCCGCCAGCCTGGTCGGCCGGCCGCAGATCCTGTTCCTCGACGAGCCCACCACCGGGCTGGACCCGCGCAGCCGGGGCGGCCTGTGGGACATCGTGCGCGGTCTCACCGAGGAGGGCGTGACCGTGCTGCTGACCACCCAGTACCTGGAGGAGGCCGACCAACTGGCCGACGACATCGTGGTGATCGACCACGGCCGGGTGATCGCCCGGGGCACTCCGGACCAGCTCAAGACCCAGGCCGGCGGCCAGGTGCTGGAGGTCCGGCCGGTCACCGAGGCCGACCACGTGACCGTCGCCCGGATCGTCGCCGAGCTGGCCGACGCCCAGGCCGAGGTCAGGGACGGCCTGGTCAGCGCGCCGATCACGGATCCCGCGGTGATGCCCGCGGTGGTCCGCAGGCTGGACGAGGCGGGTGTCACCGTGGGCGAGCTGTCGCTGCGCAAGTCGAGTCTCGACGAGGTGTTCTTCGCCCTCACCGGACACCGCGCCGAGGCGGACGCCGCCCCGGCGGAGACCCCCGAGACGGTCGAGGCGGGCGTGTGA
- a CDS encoding ABC transporter permease yields the protein MTTATHAGHAARLDLGKRVSPGTTVRNVLTLAWRNLVQIKHNPMELIDLSIQPIMFVLLFAYVFGPSIGGTVDGYLPIVIPGIIAQNALFATMTTGFGLNVDVTKGVFDRLRSLPISRLAPLSGRMLADMVKQVWSMAVLLVVGFLIGFRIDTGPLQTLGALALLLAFTSLFAWASVFIGLAVGEPEKVQIFGFTIIFPITFLSSAFVPISDRAPDVLQFIMRNNPMTHLVEAVRGLLVGDQSTGALANHQSGGSVAEHAVIALAWGALIAAIFIPLAMRAFKRRA from the coding sequence ATGACCACCGCCACCCACGCCGGGCACGCCGCCCGGCTCGACCTCGGCAAACGGGTCTCCCCCGGCACCACGGTGCGCAACGTGCTCACCCTGGCCTGGCGGAACCTCGTGCAGATCAAGCACAACCCGATGGAGCTGATCGACCTCAGCATCCAGCCGATCATGTTCGTGCTGCTGTTCGCGTACGTGTTCGGCCCGTCCATCGGCGGCACGGTGGACGGCTATCTGCCCATCGTGATCCCGGGCATCATCGCGCAGAACGCCCTGTTCGCGACGATGACCACCGGGTTCGGGCTGAACGTGGACGTCACCAAGGGGGTCTTCGACCGGCTGCGCAGCCTGCCGATCTCCCGGCTGGCGCCGCTGTCGGGCCGGATGCTGGCCGACATGGTCAAGCAGGTCTGGTCGATGGCCGTGCTGCTGGTGGTGGGCTTCCTGATCGGTTTCCGGATCGACACCGGCCCGCTGCAGACGCTGGGCGCGCTGGCGCTGCTGCTGGCGTTCACCTCGCTGTTCGCCTGGGCGTCGGTGTTCATCGGGCTGGCGGTCGGCGAGCCGGAGAAGGTGCAGATCTTCGGGTTCACCATCATCTTCCCGATCACCTTCCTCAGCTCGGCGTTCGTACCGATCTCGGACCGGGCGCCCGACGTGCTGCAGTTCATCATGCGCAACAACCCGATGACGCACCTGGTGGAGGCGGTCCGCGGGCTGCTGGTCGGCGACCAGAGCACCGGGGCGCTGGCCAATCACCAGTCGGGCGGATCGGTGGCCGAGCACGCCGTCATCGCCCTGGCCTGGGGCGCGCTGATCGCCGCGATCTTCATCCCGCTGGCCATGCGGGCGTTCAAGCGCCGGGCATGA